In Acropora palmata chromosome 7, jaAcrPala1.3, whole genome shotgun sequence, one genomic interval encodes:
- the LOC141885724 gene encoding uncharacterized protein LOC141885724, with translation MPTYYKRFVDDTLTIMPNKTSVDNFLDILNQCHSSIKFTMDTESNSMLPFLGTQLLNKHTRVETKVYVKPTNTGLLLHYKSHVDDRYKRGLLKTMLDRAYRLSSNWHYFSEECDRLKLVFSRLKYPDNLVNSTISRFVAARVSDQPVSSPAVSDRLDPIRVVLPFKDQASADIVRTQLKDLSHKIQTTVQPVFVSQKIE, from the coding sequence ATGCCCACGTATTACAAGAGATTTGTCGACGACACTTTGACCATTATGCCAAACAAAACATCAGTAGACAATTTCCTCGACATTTTAAACCAGTGTCATTCCTCTATTAAGTTCACCATGGACACGGAGAGTAATAGCATGCTTCCTTTTTTGGGCACCCAGCTGCTCAATAAACACACACGTGTTGAGACTAAGGTGTACGTTAAACCGACAAATACAGGCCTCCTTCTACATTATAAGAGCCATGTGGATGACCGATACAAACGTGGATTATTAAAAACTATGCTTGATCGTGCATATCGACTTTCATCCAATTGGCATTATTTCTCTGAAGAATGCGATCGACTGAAATTAGTGTTTTCTCGACTAAAATATCCTGACAATCTTGTTAACTCTACCATTTCACGGTTTGTTGCCGCCAGAGTATCTGATCAACCTGTTTCTTCACCTGCTGTCAGCGATCGATTGGACCCCATTCGTGTTGTCTTACCGTTTAAAGATCAGGCATCAGCTGATATTGTTCGCACCCAACTTAAAGATTTAAGTCACAAGATTCAGACGACCGTACAACCTGTATTTGTTAGCCAGAAGATTGAATGA